CGTAACGGCTCCTGCTCTGCCACTGGCTTTCCTCCTCTTTTCAGAGTTGAGTCTTTCGGAGGGGCGTGGGgggcgctctctcgctctctctcggtTAATAAAAGCAAATACACCAGCACATGCGCAAAAGGACTGTTGGTGAGGCCTGGTTTGTTCTCAGCGAGCCAACGTGTTCCCTGGTAGGTAAGGGAAGCTTGCCAGAGCCTCGTTTTCTAGTTTTCCTCTGGGCCGGGCGTAAGTGGATCGCAGGGATTCTCCGAGGGAGCGGGCGGCCATAAGTGAGAGGCTTTTCGCCCCATTTTAGAAGGAGCCGAGGAGTCGTCCCCTCGTCAGGACCTCTGCTCCTTTTCCTCTACAACTGCAGAGATAAGGGGTCTTCCTTGGAGTCGTCCCCTCGTCAGGACCTCTGCTCCTTTTCCTCTACAACTGCAGAGATAAGGGGTCTTCCTTATCTCCTTCCCACAATCACTGACAAATCTACGACTCAGAAGTCCTTTTCTCTTTCCGCCCGCCTCACAGCCCCCCTCTTTCCCTGCCCATCCCCCCGCCACAGACCCAGGAAACCGAGCAGCCCTTCCTTCCACGCTACGTCATCTGCAACGCCAGGGTCCAAGAGTCTTTCCTCCCTTATCTATAACGTGAAGatcccttctctccttccccctcccccacgaaCTACAAAGCCAGCAGGGTCCAGGGACCCCCCCCCCATCACTCATAAGGCCAGGACCCAGGAGTACTGTTCCTTCCACAAAACCAAGAGGCCTGCTCTTGTTCTCGTTCATATTTGTGTGCTGAGAAGAGGGTGGAATAGGTAAGTCGCTCTCCAGATGTGGAGCCAGGgttgcaaccaagaggtctgctGCCTGTAAATCTCAATTACATGTAGAGCCAGGGATGAAGCCCAGGAGTCCTGTCCTTTTGTTGCATGTAATGGAATGATGCCTGAAGtcctgtctctcccccccacccacaTGTGCACAGGAATGGGATCCCCATGGGTCTTCTCTACTCTGAGCCAAGTAGGAAACCTGGGAGACTAGCCAGCATTTTGGCTTTGAAACTAGGACCCTTGCCATCAGCAGCTGCCTTCGCCTTGTTACATAGAAAGTGGGTTACGAGTTAGCATAAAATGATGGGACATGCAGGGAGACTGAAAGCAGCCAGGCTGATAGACCAGCGTTGGGCTTGAAGGGTCGGCAAATGAGTTTGTCTTTTCCCTTCGTGCCTGCTTGTTGAGTCCTACTTCCCATTTTGAAAACCCCATAGCATGCTGTATTCATTCtcactggacagccatctgtcggaaatgctttgatttggattcctgcactgaccagggggttggacttgatggcctaataggccccttccaactctactattctatgattcaccaTGATGAATGGTTGGTAGTCTGTGTTTATCTGGTGCTTAGTTGCAATACCTTGTAATCTTCCTAGGAGGGTCCTACAGTGGAAATCCTACTGTAGTCTCTTTTTCCCCTGGTAACTGATGTAGTCAGCAGTGGATTGTGACTTCACTGCAGAGTGAaataggggtgggtgggaaaatgAGCAAGAAGAAATTTGCCTTCAAAAGAATTTTATTTCAAACGAATGCTGGAGATGACGtgttttgtgttcattttttaaaattgtacttttAATTGCCTTAAGTCACGCTACAAactcatctttatttatttattacgtttgtataccgccccatagccaaagctctctgggcgatttacaacattaaaaatcgATATAAATTCTACATAATAAGAAAAACAGTAGTTCGcattttaagtaaacataactgaataataaatctctaaacaatatacataacatgagaacaaaattaatcatatataaaataagaatataacaattataaaaatatatctaaaaatttcCATGACTGTTATGCTAAAAGCATATATGCAATATCTTATTCTTGGCATCACCTCTTTTGTCTTCATCATAAGGATGTCATGGAGGTCAAGTGTTATCTAATTTCCCAATGTGCTTTTCCCCACCTGACCACCATCttctgtaaacagtatcattatgAACATTTCTTCCGTTTTCTTCTTTCTCCAAGACGACTCCAAGTgtgctgtgtgtgtttggaaggactctgggtgTTGCTGCAGCTGTTGCTATTTACCCATAGCTCTGCCAGGACCATAGTTTTTAACAGAGAGGCTGGAGGTTGTGCTGTTGCTGGTGGACAAATGCTCTTCAATGATGGTGTTGCCCTGGAATACTTAACTGTGAATTGGAAACGCTCTGATTTGGCATCTCAGGGGCAAGAGAGTGCAGGATATTGTAAACGGATGTTGGCAACAATCAAACCTAGAAGGAGAAgaaatccccttttaaaaatccTTCTGGCTTTACCTTCAAACCTATGCTGCTGTACGTGACTTAAGGCTGACTTTCATTATTTCTCACATCTTGTTATTTCAGTGTTTGTGTTTGATGGCTTATtttggattcttttttttaaatagctgtgAAAGATGTTTCAGTTACGACTTAAATATCTAGTCTTTCCTTTCTGTCATGgctgacagaggtctccaagtgggtagtGCAGCTCCCCCttcagctcagagacaggaaatgcttcagcaaatacttttgctccccccctcttgttgaggctcagtttcgtttcctgtctcagctcggagCACATCCTATTGAGTAGTGTTTCCTCTCTGAAGAAGAATAGTTTCTTCTCCCTTGCCATGTTTTatctctttctttgtttcttacaCTTCTTTCCCCTCCGTTTGTCgttgtcactttaaaaaaaaaaaatctgtcacattctttgtctccttcccactgtCAGTTTTCTTTGCCTCCTGACAGCTGTCTTTCTCGTCTTTTTCTGTGCGAGACATGGACAAAACGAAGGTTATGCAGCAAGAAAGAATATTCTATAAAGCCTGGGCAGCACTCAGCAGTGGCCGCAGTCATTTCCCGCCCACTCTGACTTCCTGCCAAGTTTCAGCAAGGGCTGCTTATTGGCGGTGATGACCCATTTGAAGGGATGTCTCCAGGGCTTAGCTTCACAGCCTGCATAAGCCTATGCACAATTACCGAGGCCTCGGCACCCAGTGCAGGCAGCCTTCAAAGAAAAGGCATTTTAAGAGCTTTGGGCAGCacttggcagtggctgcagtcAGCACCCAGCCGCTACAGATTCATGCCATTATGTGGCAGGCACCAAAACTGGACGCTGATGATCCCGCTGCGGGGACTTCATCAAGAGGCTTTGTGCTATCCCCGGTAGGTAAGTCCACAGATGTGTCACTAAGATCTCTGGGGTTCAGGAAAGTACCAGTGCCTGCCATTTCGGGAAGGAGTTGAGTGGCAGCACCCATCTGTTTGGAGCAGCCCACCATTTCTGAGGCATTGCCTGCCATTTCTGAGCACAACAGAGGCGCCCGCCATTTTGGAGCACAGTGGAGCTGCTACACCTGATGAATTGCATTTTTCAGACCCCCGTATTTCATGTCAAGTGTGTATGGGGAGCAAGAATCTCATCCTCTGCTGAGGTGCTAGTAATAGGGTATGGCCAATCAAGCTGTGCTTCAGTTGCTGAACAGCAGCCTGTTCACAGATCAGGCCAGTTGCAACAGGttaccccccccccatccagcaACAACCCAACAGGACTTGCTGCCCAACCTTTTTTCGCCTGAGGTGTGAATTTTGCTCCTGGCTGCTTTAGAGCTCAAACTGCTCTCCTCTACTGTGTGTGGTGATTTGGGCCTTGCTATTTTTGCCTTTGGTGGCATTTATAGGTCAAACCACTCCCCTCTACTGTATGCAGTTATTTTTGGCTTCGCTAATCACCACACCCctctacctgtgtgtgtgtgattaatcAAGAATTTACCCATATAAGGCCTGGTACCGCTCCCTTTCACTGTAAGCGTGTAACCATGACTGTGCCATCCTGGGCTGTTTTTATGGATATCGTTGTTGAGGCACAGCGCAGTGATATGCAGCTGCAGCCATCTCAGTGGCCATCAGTTTCATACATTTCATGGCCTGTATCAGAAGGAATTCCACCAGGAGGAATGTTGACCTGCAATTTGGGCTTTGCCTTATGCGTACAGTACTTGGTCACCTCAGGACCTCAGGTAAGCAAGGCAGCCAGGACCTTCCAAGTATTCCTTCTCAGGAATTGCGCCAGAGCAGCAacatttggtgtggatgtggcttgtGGCGAGAGAAATGGGCAGCTCTTTATCACTCTCCGCTGCATTTTGGGTCCTAGCCTGCCAGTGACTGTGGAAAGGGCTTAGCTTTTCCACTCAGAACCCTGGGGAAAGGGCCTAGCTTTGCTATGCAGAATCCTTGGGCAGAGATATGGTGTAGGCCTCTGCTGAGGAGGTTTTATGGTCCTAGACTGTCCAGTGACTGGAAAGAGCCTAACTTTACCATTTGGAGCTCTCGGACAAAGATATGGCATAGCCTTTTGCTGAggagtttctcccccccccccattttttatgGTACCTAAGGAGTTTTCCTGCCATTTTTATGGTCCTAGTCTGTCCAGTGATGGTGGAAAGGGTTTTGCTTAACATTCAGAGCCCTTGGGCAAGGATAAGGCATAGTCCTTTGCTAAGGAGTTTTTTTCCCGCCTTTTTATGGTACCTCTGTTCCCACTTGATCCTAGTGTGTCTAGTGCCTGTGGAAAGGGCCTAGCTTTCCATTCAGAACTGTTGGGCCGAGATATGTCATAGTCGTCGGCTGGAAAGCTTTTCCTCCTTTCTTTATGAGAGGCACTGGAACAGCAGGTTCAATATTTCTAAGAGACCTGATTCCCTTTTCCCTAGGTCTGAACACCAGCATGCCGTTTCCAGGGCAACAGTAGAATATGTGGTGACACCTCTAGGGGGCATCAGTGTAGTGAAGGCATATGGATTGCCTCATGAGCCTCAGCTCAAAGCTCCAGTTCTCCCAAGGCCTGAACATTAGCAGGCCATCTTTAGAGGCAATTGTAGAATAATCTGGTGCCTCAGTGTAGTGAAGATATATGAATAGCCTCATGGGCTGCAGTTGGAAGCCCCAGTCTGTTCCTGTGGACAGTGGCAGCCCTTCAAAACTCTGTGTAATttttgcagcccttcataactgtGAACTTTTTGGATTTGTCCAGTTTCTTCCTTACGGAGGAAGGTGGTGTCATTCTGGTGGGGAAATGTAAATAAGCAAGATAAGTAAATTAAGCTGAATATAGCTTGTCAATTACATGAGGTTTTCTATGGAAGCGCTAAGGGTTCTCTTGTTATCCTAGGTAAACATAAATTAAGCTGACTGCTCGCTTAAGTCTTTTCTTCACTAGCAGGAGCCTGGACACCTTAAGACAGTGCTGAGGTGCAGTTCTTctgaaaggtggtggtggttcagTCAACTCCTGACTTTCATTTGCAGGTCCCTGGGTGACTTATAATTGTTCAGTTTGTTACACACATTGCCATATTTGTACGGATATTCGGCTTCACTACCTGCAGTTAAGCATAAAAGAAATAAATCTTTTTTGATTTTACTGATTTTGTTTTAACAGGTAGTCCTCTGGACTGGTTATTGCACAAGTACATAGTCAGAATATGTCCCTGGGCATTTACTTCCTGTGGCTGATTCTCCAGTATTTACTTCCTGTGGCTGACTCTCCAGCACTCCATATGTCCAGGGAAGGCTCACAGGCAGGACACAAGTGCAGCAAGCAGGCTCCTGCCATGTCAGGTGGCTAGGGGTTCAAAGCATGTCCCTGTTTAGCAGGgtgtcggagtcgtggagtcggagtcagaagcaattttgggtggagtcggagtcggtagaaatgtactgactccgacttcaaaataaaattaatattttaatattaatttattaatattgatacattaatatacatttgccatttatgaaggagtcagagtcggagtcagacagtagaaaaattaatatacatttgccatttatgaaggagtcagagtcagacagtagaaaaatagaggagtcggagttgaaggtttgacataccgactccacagccctgctatttAGGCAGTCAAGGCATGTTCATCATGTCTGGTGACCACTGCTCGCCATGTCTTCCATGTATTTGCCTATTGGACCCAGACAAGCTGCTGGCTTCCTCCCTGCATAACTACAGGGTAGCTGTAAGACAATAGTAGGGCTACCCATGCTGGTTGGCTATCTCTCTGTGTAACCACAGGGTGGCTTTAAGACAGTGGTAAGGTTATGAAGCAACTCATGGATTCCATGGGGGTACATGGTTCTTCTTTTTCTGCCAAAAAACTCCTTAAGGAATTCTGATTGCTTTTTGGGAACAATAGTCTCTGAGATGTTTTTCATTTTGAAATTAATCAGGTTGTTTAATCTTGCAACCGGTTTCCTCTTCAAATAGGAATTTCAATTCTACTAGGTGACTGTATGAGGTAATGCTAGTCTAAACATCTTGACCTGTCGGCCATGTTTGCTAGAAACTGTAAGTTGGTGTTTACTCCATCATGGCATCTCCAGTACATCCAGCCATGATGTTTTCGTAGTCCCTTTGCCCCAATTCATTTCATTCCAATCTAGCTCATCCTGTGGAGAAGGCTGGGCATTTATTAGTTGTGTGAGGGGCTGTCTAGGTTTACCTCAGCCGCTCGTAAGACATTCGCTGGCCTGAGTCTCCATACGTCTCTCTGACATAAGATTTACCAGGGCCTCATTACTTCATGTTTCTTTCCACAACACAGGAAAGCAGCAGACGCAGGCCAGATCTGGCCCTCAAATGCTGTTATGATGCTGATGCTAACCTCCTTTGAATCTCGGGTCAGTCCCTGGGAGAATTCTTTCCTTCAAAACGGTTCTTCTCATGGCTATTATGACAGCACGTAGGGTGTCTGAGCTGCACGCTCTATCTGTCGAAAAGTACTTATGTATTTTCCACAAGGACAGGGTGGTGCTATGCACTCTCCCAGCCTTTGTCACCAAAATAAACATGGCCTTCCACAGGCAACAGGAAATAATTCTTCTTTCTGTCCTAACCATTCCCACACCAAAGAGAAGGTGTGGCATTCATTAGAGATTAGATGTCACTGTATATTAATAGAACCAAACCGTTTAAGCGATCCGAGTCCCTATTCGTGTCCTTCCATCCTGCCCACAATGGGGGGGAAGTATCAAGTTCACCCCTAACTCGTTGGATCAGACCTTGCAtttctttagcatatgagtccctacaCTTGCAATCACTACTGCACATTACAGCACAGTCCACTAGGTCTGCTGCTACATCAGCAGTTCTTCCACACGTGCTCCGATACTAGATATCTGTAAAGCAGTGACGTGGCCTCTCCCAGTACCTGCACAAGGCACTACAAAATTGATCTATACACCTTGGAGGCGTAATTTGGCCAGAGTTCTGCAACAGGTCTTATTCTCCTCTAGGCCTACCATTGTCCCACTCTAGGTCTGCAGCTTTAGTactcccacttggagacctcttgtcatccatgagagaaggaacagttttTTCTTACcataaacggtgtttcttcatggatgacaagaggtctccaaggcccacccTTCAGTATTTGTGAGTCGATTGATTGATTTTCCAGTAGCTGGGACTGAATCAGAGTGCCATGACTCCTTTCTACACTATTTGTCGATGGTCAGTTGACCTTATTCCTAACATGTTTGTTGTAGGGATGAGTGTTCTCTTTTTCATGTACTATGTTTGATCCTTGAGGTTTCTGTTGAAACTGATCTCTAAAGCTTTTCcaagaaatgaaactgagcctcaacaagaggggaggagcaaaagtatttgctgaagcatttcctgtctctgagctgtagagGGAGCTGCGCTACCCATTTGGAGActtcttgtcatccatgaagaaacactgcttacggtaagaacaaactgttccttctctcccACACACTTTTTTTCTTCCTGGCAGCATCCTAGAATTCAGTTTAAAGTTATTGGGATCAGCTTTCCTATTAATTTAATACTGTGAATGGGAACAGGAGCAAGAGGCCTGCACTTTTGCAATTCCTAAAGCAGGGAGAGATGAAACAGCACTGGGATCTTCCACCCTCTCACCTTTCAACTCTTATTGTGCACTCCTTCACATACCTGTCAAGCGCTGCACCTGCAAAGGTACTTACTACAGTGAACATGGGAGGGGCTGGAAAACagcctggagcagaagacaaaaaaCTATGGCAGAGTTATGGGTAAATGGCAAATGGTAAATAGCAACAGCTGCAGCaacacacagagtccttccaaacacacacagcacACTTGGAgttgtcttggagaaagaagaAAACGGAAGAAATTTTcataatgatactgtttacagaaGATGGTGGTCAGGTGGGGAAAAGCACATTGGGAAATTAGAGAACACTTGACCTCCATGACATCCTTATGATGAAGACAAAAGAGGTGATGCCAAGAATAAGATATTGCATATATGCTTTTAGCATAACATTCATGGAAATTTTTAGATAcattttttataattgttatattcttttgttttgtatatgattaattttgttctcatgttatgtatattgtttagagatttacaggcatacccctctttaacatacacaatgggaccggagcgtgtatgtaaagtgaaaatgtacttaaagtgaagcaattatctatgcatgtactgaactgcaatcgccactagatggcagtgacatcatgccattaagtgtccgtaattgagcacgcgtacgttaagcgCGGTATgatggcgtatggagcatgtacgttatagcgaggcgacgttaagtgaagcgatgttaagtggggtatgcctgtattgtttagttatgtttacttaaaatgtgaactattgtttttcttattatgtagaatttatattgatttttaatgttgtaaactgccctgagagcttcacctatggggcggtatacaaatatattaaataaacagAATAGAGCAGACTTTGCAAAtgtggggggcaccaggttggcgaaaggCTAGAATAGGGGAAGGAACTGGTGGAAGAAAAGGCAGCTGAATCTGTTTTCTGCTGTGTTTCCAGGAAACTTCCAAGGTATTTTGTTGACCTCCAAGTTAAAATCCAGATGTATTGAAGATGAAAACATTAAACCGTATATTTAGAATCATTTTAGCAAAATGGAAAAGTTGCTGTATTTACCCACAAACCAATTCACTGTTAAACATTCCAGGGCAGCAGCATCATGAAACAATATATATCCACCAGCTGCAAAATGACCTAGCTATCTGTTCAAACAATACAGTCTTCTGGATGAAGATGTGTTTTCCAGTGTAATTATGGTGTGGGATTTTTTGGAACTGTAATTTCAAaatagtgataattctggttttgcAAGGAAGTATCCACTTCCTTCCCCGTCAGTTGGTTTCCAGTGCCACCAGGTGATTGTTTTGACTCACTGAAAATACTTGGTCCTTCTGTATTCTGTGGCCTTCCAAGGGATCCTGTGCGCAAAATTCTGTTTGGCCCCCTGATTCCGAAACAATAGTCTTTTCAGTTAGATCTTGTGAAGATTGGAGTACATGTGGATACACAGGTATgttctggctggtttgccaactTGTTCTGCTGGTATAAAATATGGCTAAGTCAACATTACCCCATGATTTGTGATCTTGTGCTGGCACAGTGGCCAGTGCTCAGTGGCCAGACATGGCAAGTGTTCTCTTCTTTGACTTGCTGCCCTAATCATATAGAGGGGCGGTGCTCTCAAAAAAAGAGGCTCCAAGCTGGATTGGTTCATGGTCACTTGTTTCAGCAGCAGAAAACAATAATGACCAGGTTATTTTACTCCCAATTTTTCCATGAAAATATTAACTTCACCTAGTAGTTAGGAAAGTACCATGTAATGCTGAGTGATAAGATTACTTTGGGGAGTGGGGAAAAGGGTTCAGGAGTGGGGAAGgcttggagggaggaggaggggagtaaCCCTACCCACATTGCATGAGCTGTTTCTGTTATGTGGTGTCGTGGGGTGGGGTTGAATCACTAGGCATGGTATCATTTCTTTTGACAGGAAATTTACTCCTGCCACCCTGGAATGCATCTGCATCATGCAAAGTCAGCAGGGTTGATGAAAACAGACAGCTGACATTCCACATTGCACTGGAGTGGttggagaaaaataaaaactggcCCCATCCTCCTGCTTAACTAAAAACACGGTATCATAAAATTTCCttgtgggaagggctgtagctcagtggcagagcatctgctttacatgcagaaggccccaagttcaatccccagtggcatctccaggtagggctgggagagacccctgcctgaaaccctggagggctgctgccagttagtgtagacagcactgagcgagagggaccaatggcctaactcggcagagggcagcttcctaagttccattGAATGTTGGGGTGTTCTGTCATTAAGGCCAGGTATATTGAATCGTTACTTatgatttaaaaattaaattagacATTCTTATTTCTAGGTTTTCTTATGCCTCCTTCAAGTTTATcgctcctaacaaacacattggCTGGACTAAGTGGTTTCTTACGAGCATCCAGGCTTTGGTGGAAGCCACATTTTTTAGTGCCTTGGTGGCCCCAACCTTTGCTTCTTGTAGTGggaaagaagagctctgctgaccTCATTCCTCTAAACGAAGATGACCTGGAAGAGCAGTTTGTCCGTGGCTCTGGACCTGGAGGCCAAGcaacaaataaaaccagcaacTGTGTGGTCCTGAAACATCTTCCCTCTGGAATTGTAGTCAAGGTGATTCCATTGACTTTGTTCCACTTCAGCTTTTGTAGTGGGGTTCCCTCGTCTTCTGCATAAGTGCAGATGCACTTCACATCATCTGGTGTTTAGACAATATAAGTTTGTAAATAGCCAGTACCCTGGTCACCTTTGAGGAGTGTAAGTCATGTCCAGGTGACCAACGAAAGGAAGCTTTCATGGCATGAATAACTAACTTACCTGTGGGTGCGCACATGGGCTAATAAGACTGAGGTGTGTGTTCATCGTGATCCTGAGACTTCCCATATGTGGTGTCCAGGTCACATGAGCTAGAGTTGAGCTGGGACAGCCAAAGTGgtaccctgcagatgttttggactacaactcccatcaagggGATGAGCAACTTCCCTCTGAGGAacggttacaacatttgggggttTTCACAAAATGCTTAGTTAAAActgcggaattccctcccataGGAGAttgtgatggctttaaaagacaattaggCAACTTCAGAGAATATAaagctaccagtggctactagccctgatggctatgttgtcATTCCACTCCTGAAGGCAGTATGTTGAATTCCAACTGCAGGAAACTGCAAGAGAGtagagggctgttgtgctcaggttctgcttgtaggcCTTAGGCATCTGGAGGcttgcaggcatctggttggccactaagaACAGCATacaggactagatgagccactgacctgatccagcagcctctttttatgttcttaccatCCTTGACTATTCACTCTGACTgagactggtgggagttgtattccaaaacatgtggagggcccacATTGGTTAACCCTGGGATAGAAACTCTGGGATTTGATTCTCACttggtgcttctgaataccagccatGTGCTGCATCCCCCAACAGTCGGTAGATAGTTACTGACATCCCTTTTCTGTGAGGTCAGAAACAGATGACAAATGGTGGAGACTGAACTATTGTGTCAGCAGGATAGGGCAAGATTTTGAAGGGCCTGCTGCAATATTTAGCTCGGTTGGTGGCTGCTGCATCACAATCCTACCCAGGAAATGTGCTGAAgcttgcagcttgaggaagtagcTAGACGTCACTGGCTTGTAGGCCCCAGTTTATTTCCTGTCCTGGTCCAAGGCAGACGTCTCAGACTTTACTCTCTATGTGAGTTCTTTTTTAAACCCCTTTGGTTTCAGTCCTACCCTTTTTCTAAATTTCTACCTTCCTGAACCAGGGCGGTGGGGCTGAgatttcccttcccccccttttatctgtttttctgtctgttaactctttcctgtttGCCGCTTTTTAAATTTTGGCCCGAAAGGGTGCCATTTTAACCCTTGACCGTCCTTACAGGGGCAGGGGTCGTGTGGTCAGGAGCACAGCAACTGCTCTCCTGGCTGTTTTTCCCGGGGGGAACCCATCATCTTTGGCAACTCCCCCCCCTTGCCTTACTGCTACAGTTTTTTGCAGCTACTGCCTCCGCCAGCCAGGGCAGCGCAACACATCTTTGTGCCACAgccagctgatctgctttttagCGGCTAGTGCCACCCGTCTTCTCCAGCCAGGGTAGGCTACTGCCACTTAACCTCAGCCAGCCGGAGCAATGCAGCTCGTTTTTGCACTACAGCCGCAGCTGCACCTCCGCTGGTGATCAGCTGGCCAGCGGCCCAACGCAGACCGCCCCCCACGCCGTTGTTTAAGCACTTTCACGCTACAGCCACAGCCGTGCCACTGGCAGTGATCAGCTGGCCAGCAGCCCAACACAACTTGCCCCCCTCATACGCTGTCGCCTAAGCAACCGCAGGGGGACAACTGAGTCTCTTTCGTTTTCTATTTTTACCTGATGGTTCGGCAGCAGGCTCTTTTTGCCTCTGCCTACTTAGTTTAGTCCGACCAGCGCCCCCTTCTGGTTtggatatataaataaaataaatatgaataaataaataaataaataaaaatcactaATCTTGCTAGTGCAGCTCTTTTTCCTCTGCCTTTCACCCTTGGCACTACCTGCACTCTTTCCTATCTCCAGTTTTGCCTCTTGGACTGGGTGTACTGTAAAGGGGTCCCCATAGAGGACCTCCTAGCTAATTGTAATTCAGTTTTCAAGCTTCCACCCCATACCAGTCACGGTGCTGGGCAGAGCAAGCCTCAGCTGTAATTCAGATTTCACGCTCCCACCCCATACCAATCGCGGTACTGGGCAGAGCAAGCCCCCATAGACAACAACCATGAGGCTAATCTGTTTGTTGATACGTTCTCCTCCCTAGCCAATTGGGGCAGCGGGCAGAGCAGACTTGCCTAGTCAAGGATATCTCCTGACTATTAGCCAACCCAACGCTCTCCTCCCGATTTCATCATGGCAATGAGCAGAGCAAAGTTGTCCCAGAGGACATCCATAGTCCTTCCACATGGCCTCTAAGCAGGACAGTGCAGAACTGCCCTGTTCGTCTGTTGTGCAGTCATCTCAGCCTAACGTGagcccctctcttcccccttctgGACAGAGCGCCGTGCAGCCCCCACCAACTACCAGGTCACGGTCAGACCCACCCAAGGCCAAGAAGCCAAGGAAGGCACGTCACAAAGGGTCCACCAGTCAGTCCTCAAATAGGGCTAGATATATGGGGCAGGAGGAGCAG
This Rhineura floridana isolate rRhiFlo1 chromosome 19, rRhiFlo1.hap2, whole genome shotgun sequence DNA region includes the following protein-coding sequences:
- the MTRFR gene encoding mitochondrial translation release factor in rescue isoform X2, whose translation is MRKRTVGEAWFVLSEPTCSLVGFLMPPSSLSLLTNTLAGLSGFLRASRLWWKPHFLVPWWPQPLLLVVGKKSSADLIPLNEDDLEEQFVRGSGPGGQATNKTSNCVVLKHLPSGIVVKCHQTRSVEQNRKRAREILQEKVDVFYKGETSDVVKEKRKFERKKQDKKRRAKENLERKRQLKEMKALEDK
- the MTRFR gene encoding mitochondrial translation release factor in rescue isoform X1; amino-acid sequence: MHNYRGLGTQCRQPSKKRHFKSFGQHLAVAAVSTQPLQIHAIMWQAPKLDADDPAAGTSSRGFVLSPVGFLMPPSSLSLLTNTLAGLSGFLRASRLWWKPHFLVPWWPQPLLLVVGKKSSADLIPLNEDDLEEQFVRGSGPGGQATNKTSNCVVLKHLPSGIVVKCHQTRSVEQNRKRAREILQEKVDVFYKGETSDVVKEKRKFERKKQDKKRRAKENLERKRQLKEMKALEDK